Proteins found in one Quercus robur chromosome 2, dhQueRobu3.1, whole genome shotgun sequence genomic segment:
- the LOC126713668 gene encoding meiotic nuclear division protein 1 homolog isoform X1: protein MSKKRGLSLEEKREKMLQIFYESQDFFLLKELEKLGPRKGVISQSVKDVIQSLVDDDLVSKEKIGTSVYFWSLPSSAGNQLRNVYHKLESDLQSSKKRLVELGDQCDALKRGREESDEREKALAELKSIEQNYHVLKDQMGQYADNDPAAFDAMKEAIEIAHAAANRWTDNIFTLRQWCSNKFPEAKEQLENMYKEVGITDDFDYLELSAVPLSAAAD, encoded by the exons ATG TCTAAGAAAAGGGGTCTTTCATTGGAAGAGAAGCGTGAGAAGATgcttcaaatcttttatgaGTCTCAAGACTTCTTCCTT CTAAAGGAGCTTGAGAAGTTGGGCCCCAGGAAAGGTGTGATTAGTCAGTCTGTGAAAGATGTTATCCAAAGTTTAGTGGATGATGACCttgtttcaaaagaaaagataggaaCTTCT gtGTACTTTTGGAGCCTTCCTAGTTCTGCTGGAAATCAG CTGAGGAATGTGTATCACAAACTTGAATCTGATCTCCAAAGCAGTAAGAAGCGGCTTGTAGAACTAGGTGACCAGTGTGATGCATTAAAGAGGGGACGAGAGGAATCT GATGAACGTGAGAAGGCCTTAGCTGAGCTAAAATCCATTGAGCAAAATTATCATGTGCTGAAG GATCAGATGGGACAGTATGCGGATAATGATCCAGCTGCCTTTGATGCAATGA AGGAGGCAATTGAAATTGCCCATGCAGCAGCTAACAGATGGACAG ATAACATCTTCACACTGCGGCAGTGGTGTTCAAACAAGTTTCCTGAGGCCAAAGAGCAGCTTGAAAACATGTACAAGGAG GTTGGAATAACTGATGATTTTGACTATTTGGAGTTATCAGCAGTTCCACTCAGTGCAGCTGCTGATTAG
- the LOC126713668 gene encoding meiotic nuclear division protein 1 homolog isoform X2: MSKKRGLSLEEKREKMLQIFYESQDFFLLKELEKLGPRKGVISQSVKDVIQSLVDDDLVSKEKIGTSVYFWSLPSSAGNQLRNVYHKLESDLQSSKKRLVELGDQCDALKRGREESDEREKALAELKSIEQNYHVLKDQMGQYADNDPAAFDAMNNIFTLRQWCSNKFPEAKEQLENMYKEVGITDDFDYLELSAVPLSAAAD, from the exons ATG TCTAAGAAAAGGGGTCTTTCATTGGAAGAGAAGCGTGAGAAGATgcttcaaatcttttatgaGTCTCAAGACTTCTTCCTT CTAAAGGAGCTTGAGAAGTTGGGCCCCAGGAAAGGTGTGATTAGTCAGTCTGTGAAAGATGTTATCCAAAGTTTAGTGGATGATGACCttgtttcaaaagaaaagataggaaCTTCT gtGTACTTTTGGAGCCTTCCTAGTTCTGCTGGAAATCAG CTGAGGAATGTGTATCACAAACTTGAATCTGATCTCCAAAGCAGTAAGAAGCGGCTTGTAGAACTAGGTGACCAGTGTGATGCATTAAAGAGGGGACGAGAGGAATCT GATGAACGTGAGAAGGCCTTAGCTGAGCTAAAATCCATTGAGCAAAATTATCATGTGCTGAAG GATCAGATGGGACAGTATGCGGATAATGATCCAGCTGCCTTTGATGCAATGA ATAACATCTTCACACTGCGGCAGTGGTGTTCAAACAAGTTTCCTGAGGCCAAAGAGCAGCTTGAAAACATGTACAAGGAG GTTGGAATAACTGATGATTTTGACTATTTGGAGTTATCAGCAGTTCCACTCAGTGCAGCTGCTGATTAG